One Desulfolucanica intricata genomic region harbors:
- a CDS encoding YerC/YecD family TrpR-related protein: MGYNSKLKDSLLDRLFEAILMLKDTEECYRFFEDICTVAELRALAQRLEVAKMLEADCTYGEIAAATGASTATISRVKRCLNFGADGYRLVLERLASEKEKDL; this comes from the coding sequence TTGGGTTATAACAGTAAATTAAAGGACAGCCTTCTGGACCGGCTTTTTGAAGCAATATTAATGTTAAAGGATACAGAGGAGTGCTATCGTTTTTTTGAAGATATATGTACGGTAGCTGAACTGCGAGCTTTGGCTCAGCGCCTGGAAGTAGCCAAGATGCTGGAGGCAGATTGTACTTACGGAGAAATTGCAGCCGCTACCGGAGCCAGTACAGCTACCATCAGCCGGGTAAAAAGGTGTTTAAATTTTGGTGCTGATGGGTATAGGTTAGTTTTGGAGCGGTTGGCATCCGAGAAAGAAAAAGATTTATAA